A window of the Gossypium hirsutum isolate 1008001.06 chromosome A05, Gossypium_hirsutum_v2.1, whole genome shotgun sequence genome harbors these coding sequences:
- the LOC107896045 gene encoding sigma factor binding protein 2, chloroplastic → MDVLGVHQMKNKKKQFKRRDCKKVIKVVYISSPMKVKTCASQFRALVQELTGKDSNAAVRFMDNDDNVSDHSPAYSDSTGVERVLELPLANTNHQSMFESYDEGSFWGMFTSNLFHDPSQLDTFRSFGST, encoded by the coding sequence ATGGATGTACTAGGCGTTCACCAAATGAAAAACAAGAAGAAGCAGTTTAAGAGGAGAGATTGTAAGAAAGTTATTAAAGTGGTTTATATTTCAAGTCCCATGAAGGTCAAGACATGTGCCTCACAATTCCGAGCTTTAGTGCAAGAACTCACCGGGAAAGACTCTAATGCCGCCGTCCGCTTCATGGACAATGACGACAACGTTTCTGATCATTCTCCTGCCTATTCCGATTCAACGGGGGTTGAACGTGTTCTTGAATTGCCTTTAGCAAATACCAATCACCAATCTATGTTTGAATCATACGATGAGGGGAGTTTCTGGGGGATGTTTACATCTAATTTGTTTCATGATCCTTCTCAGCTCGACACTTTCAGAAGCTTTGGatcaacttaa